Proteins from one Rosa chinensis cultivar Old Blush chromosome 7, RchiOBHm-V2, whole genome shotgun sequence genomic window:
- the LOC112177523 gene encoding blue copper protein 1b, translating into MASSQLFVILAILAIFAPSILATDYVVGDEKGWTTNFDYQAWAQGKMFVVGDNLVFNYPKGVHNVYKVNGTGFQQCAAPVGAAPLTSGNDVINLATPGRKWYICGVAKHCADGGQKLVITVMPSTAPSPSPVAPGPSSLSASSTAPSPSPTAGCS; encoded by the exons ATGGCCTCTTCTCAGCTCTTCGTTATCCTTGCCATCCTAGCCATTTTCGCCCCTTCAATCCTGGCTACAGATTACGTCGTTGGTGACGAGAAAGGTTGGACTACTAACTTCGATTACCAGGCTTGGGCTCAGGGAAAGATGTTCGTTGTTGGCGACAACCTTG TATTCAATTACCCCAAAGGAGTCCACAACGTGTACAAAGTGAACGGCACCGGGTTTCAACAGTGTGCAGCTCCTGTCGGCGCTGCGCCATTAACAAGTGGTAATGATGTGATCAACCTTGCAACCCCAGGAAGAAAATGGTACATTTGTGGTGTTGCTAAGCATTGTGCTGATGGGGGACAGAAGCTCGTCATCACTGTCATGCCGTCGACTGCTCCAAGCCCTAGCCCCGTTGCTCCTGGCCCAAGCTCCCTCTCTGCATCATCCACTGCTCCTAGCCCTAGCCCCACCGCAGGATGCAGCTAG
- the LOC121050556 gene encoding blue copper protein 1b-like, protein MASSQLFIILAILAIVAPSVLATDYVVGDDKGWTTNFDYQAWARGKMFVVGDNLVFHYPEGVHNVLKVNGTGFQQCAGPASTAPLTSGHDVITLANPGRKWYICGAPNHCAAGGQKLAITVMPSSFAPSPSPLSAKYVASSPSPTPGC, encoded by the exons ATGGCCTCTTCCCAGCTTTTCATTATCCTGGCCATTCTAGCAATCGTTGCCCCTTCAGTTTTGGCAACAGATTATGTTGTTGGTGATGACAAAGGTTGGACAACTAACTTTGATTACCAAGCTTGGGCTCGGGGAAAGATGTTCGTTGTTGGCGACAACCTTG TTTTTCACTATCCAGAAGGAGTGCACAATGTACTCAAAGTGAACGGCACTGGGTTTCAACAATGTGCAGGTCCTGCCAGCACTGCGCCATTAACAAGTGGTCATGATGTGATAACCCTAGCAAACCCAGGGAGGAAGTGGTACATTTGTGGTGCTCCTAACCATTGTGCTGCTGGGGGACAGAAGCTTGCCATCACTGTAATGCCATCGTCGTTTGCTCCTAGCCCAAGCCCTCTCTCCGCAAAATACGTCGCTTCTAGCCCTAGCCCCACCCCTGGATGCTGA
- the LOC112177524 gene encoding blue copper protein, whose protein sequence is MASSQFFIILAILAIVTPSILATDFIVGDDKGWTNTVDYQAWAQGKLFYVGDNLVFNYPEGAHNVLKVNGTGFQECAAPAGTVALTSGQDVINLATPGRKWYICGVSKHCEVGPQKLFITVMPASFAPSPSPSTSAATTSAVNGARYGLILFWFRILVMGSSQLFIILATLAIAAPLTLATDYVVGDDKGWTTNFDYQAWARGKMFVVGDNLVFHYPEGVHNVLKVNGTGFQQCAAPASTAPLTSGHDVITLATPGRKWYICGAPNHCAVGGQKLAITVMPSSFAPSPSPLSAKYVASSPSPTSGC, encoded by the exons ATGGCCTCTTCCCAGTTCTTCATAATCCTTGCCATTCTAGCAATTGTTACCCCTTCAATTCTGGCTACAGATTTTATTGTCGGTGATGACAAAGGTTGGACCAATACTGTTGACTACCAAGCTTGGGCTCAGGGAAAGCTCTTCTATGTTGGTGATAACCTCG TATTTAACTACCCAGAAGGAGCTCACAATGTGCTTAAGGTGAATGGAACTGGGTTCCAAGAATGTGCAGCTCCTGCAGGCACTGTGGCATTAACAAGTGGACAGGATGTGATAAACCTAGCAACGCCAGGAAGAAAATGGTACATTTGTGGTGTTTCTAAGCACTGTGAAGTTGGACCCCAGAAGCTTTTCATAACTGTTATGCCAGCTTCCTTTGCTCCTAGTCCAAGCCCCAGTACCTCTGCAGCAACTACAAGTGCTGTTAATGGAGCAAGATATGGGTTGATC TTATTTTGGTTTCGTATACTTg TAATGGGATCTTCCCAGCTTTTCATTATCCTGGCCACTCTAGCTATTGCAGCCCCTTTAACCTTGGCAACAGATTATGTTGTTGGTGATGACAAAGGTTGGACTACTAACTTCGATTACCAAGCTTGGGCTCGGGGAAAGATGTTCGTCGTTGGCGACAACCTTG TTTTTCACTATCCAGAAGGAGTGCACAATGTGCTCAAAGTGAACGGCACCGGGTTTCAACAATGTGCAGCTCCTGCCAGCACTGCGCCATTAACAAGTGGTCATGATGTAATAACCCTGGCAACCCCAGGGAGGAAGTGGTACATTTGTGGAGCTCCTAACCACTGTGCTGTTGGGGGACAGAAGCTTGCCATCACTGTGATGCCATCATCGTTTGCTCCTAGCCCAAGCCCTCTCTCTGCAAAATACGTCGCTTCTAGCCCTAGCCCCACCTCTGGATGTTGA
- the LOC112179487 gene encoding blue copper protein 1a: MASSKLFTVLAILAIVSPTILATDFIVGDDKGWTINVDYQVWARGKLFYVGDNLVFNYPEGAHNVLKVNGTGFQECAAPAGTVALTSGQDVINLATPGRKWYICGVSKHCEVGPQKLFITVMPASFAPSPSPSTSAATTSAVNGARFGWMIIVIGILGMLI, encoded by the exons ATGGCCTCTTCTAAGCTCTTCACAGTTCTCGCCATTCTTGCGATTGTTTCCCCTACAATTTTGGCAACAGATTTTATTGTTGGTGATGACAAGGGTTGGACCATTAATGTTGATTACCAAGTTTGGGCCCGGGGAAAGCTCTTCTATGTTGGTGACAACCTTG TATTTAACTACCCAGAAGGAGCTCACAATGTGCTTAAGGTGAATGGAACTGGGTTCCAAGAATGTGCAGCTCCTGCAGGCACCGTGGCATTAACGAGTGGACAGGATGTGATAAACCTAGCAACGCCAGGAAGAAAATGGTACATTTGTGGAGTTTCTAAGCACTGTGAAGTTGGACCCCAGAAGCTTTTCATAACTGTTATGCCAGCTTCCTTTGCTCCTAGTCCAAGCCCTAGTACCTCTGCAGCAACTACAAGTGCTGTTAATGGAGCAAGATTTGGGTGGATGATCATTGTTATTGGCATTCTTGGGATGCTCATATAG
- the LOC112177525 gene encoding putative nuclease HARBI1, which yields MNRLLAKFRHNSEEEEARRLANEAAIVAAAAGYEMECSDQPRQRGSRPGRSPNVDRLRESRGKDLMEDYFVEHPVFPDSDFRQRYRMHRPLFESILTAVTQYDDYFIQKADALGVLGLSPHQKLTCALRMLAYGAGANQCAEITRMGDSTALKSLKRFCRAIEGIYTSYYLRSPTPEDLRRLLKKARRRGFPGMLGSIDCMHWQWKNCPTAWAGAYSGRKGYPTIILEAVASYDTYIWHAFFGVPGSCNDLNVLGQSPVFNDLTAGVAPRFKYKVNQKDFDMGYYLADGIYPKWHTFVKTIPRPINEMQQHFSKKQEGYRKDVERCFGILQARFAILRGGARLFKKETLRSVMMTCIILHNMIVEDERIDDESDLECDVDDIDSMSLDVVEEYEQPRNALPFEPVRVGVNGDNLPGFMDRYDLVRDEYVHQILQENLVEHNWKIKTGGQ from the coding sequence ATGAATAGGTTGTTGGCAAAATTTCGTCATAAtagtgaggaagaagaagcacGACGCCTCGCGAATGAAGCAGCCATTGTTGCAGCAGCGGCTGGGTACGAGATGGAGTGTTCCGACCAACCCCGACAACGTGGTTCAAGGCCAGGTCGCTCCCCAAATGTGGACAGATTACGAGAGTCACGAGGCAAGGATCTCATGGAAGACTATTTTGTCGAGCATCCGGTGTTCCCAGATTCAGATTTTCGTCAACGTTACAGAATGCATCGTCCTCTATTCGAGAGCATCTTAACAGCGGTAACGCAATACGACGATTATTTCATTCAAAAGGCAGATGCTCTTGGTGTGTTAGGTTTATCACCCCATCAGAAGCTAACATGCGCATTAAGAATGCTTGCGTACGGTGCCGGTGCAAATCAATGTGCTGAAATAACTAGGATGGGAGACTCTACTGCACTTAAGTCACTGAAGAGATTTTGTAGAGCAATAGAAGGTATATATACTTCTTATTATCTTCGTTCTCCTACACCTGAGGATCTTCGCAGGCTTCTAAAGAAAGCTCGACGTAGGGGATTTCCAGGAATGCTAGGAAGCATAGATTGTATGCATTGGCAGTGGAAGAACTGTCCAACCGCTTGGGCTGGAGCTTACAGTGGGCGCAAAGGCTATCCAACAATCATTCTTGAAGCGGTTGCCTCATACGATACATATATATGGCATGCGTTCTTCGGAGTGCCCGGTTCATGCAACGATCTCAATGTGCTCGGACAATCCCCAGTTTTCAATGATCTCACAGCTGGAGTAGCCCCTAGGTTCAAATACAAGGTCAACCAGAAAGACTTTGACATGGGATATTATCTAGCAGACGGGATATACCCTAAGTGGCATACATTTGTGAAGACAATTCCGAGACCTATAAATGAGATGCAACAACACTTCTCCAAAAAACAAGAGGGGTATCGAAAAGACGTTGAAAGATGTTTTGGTATCTTGCAAGCTCGTTTTGCCATCCTTAGGGGGGGTGCTCGTTTGTTTAAGAAGGAAACTCTTCGAAGTGTCATGATGACTTGCATCATCCTCCATAATATGATTGTGGAGGATGAGCGGATTGATGATGAATCAGATTTAGAATGTGATGTTGATGACATTGACTCAATGAGCTTGGATGTGGTAGAGGAATATGAGCAACCCCGTAATGCTTTGCCGTTTGAGCCAGTACGGGTGGGAGTAAATGGAGATAACCTTCCTGGATTCATGGATCGTTATGATCTTGTTCGAGATGAGTATGTTCATCAAATCCTTCAGGAGAATCTAGTAgagcataattggaaaataaaaactgGTGGACAATAG
- the LOC121050617 gene encoding uncharacterized protein LOC121050617 produces the protein MSNSKSGTKWAIDEEVQLCKSWATITSCGSVGKDQDAKHLWRNIHAHYEQNWEGDPDEVRSHQALESRWKNFKKNLASWHDAVSKAEHYYESGLNNMDKLYQTHMYYKRANKGKGFTHTHCWEVVKDHPKFKDPPKEVTQPSQIVDDSPIQSTDNDEECIAEPSDERPPGRKAQKRDAKLKGKISEKQDRYIQAMENIAFNSEASREATRIRDEENRKHIEWQQQMEVEKQQLELQKVQLEIQKEENWVMAKDTSIMTPESKAWWKKRKKAIRDKTSDDWEGL, from the exons ATGTCAAATTCAAAGTCAGGCACGAAGTGGGCAATTGATGAGGAAGTACAATTATGCAAGTCTTGGGCAACTATTACTTCATGTGGTTCTGTAGGAAAGGATCAAGATGCCAAGCATCTATGGCGTAATATTCATGCTCACTACGAACAAAACTGGGAAGGTGATCCGGACGAAGTTCGATCCCATCAAGCACTCGAAAGTAGGtggaaaaattttaaaaaaaatttggcgaGTTGGCATGATGCGGTGAGCAAAGCGGAGCACTATTATGAGAGCGGCTTGAACAACATGGACAAG TTATATCAAACCCACATGTATTACAAGCGTGCAAATAAGGGTAAGGGTTTCACCCATACTCACTGTTGGGAAGTGGTAAAGGATCACCCGAAGTTCAAGGATCCACCAAAAGAGGTGACACAACCTTCACAGATAGTTGATGATTCACCAATTCAGTCAACTGACAACGATGAAGAGTGCATTGCGGAGCCATCTGATGAAAGACCTCCGGGAAGAAAGGCTCAAAAGAGAGATGCTAAGCTCAAAGGGAAGATTAGCGAAAAGCAAGATCGATATATTCAAGCAATGGAAAACATTGCATTTAATAGTGAAGCTAGTAGAGAGGCCACAAGAATCAGAGATGAAGAAAATAGAAAGCACATCGAGTGGCAGCAACAAATGGAAGTGGAAAAGCAACAACTAGAACTACAAAAAGTGCAACTAGAAATCCAAAAGGAGGAAAATTGGGTTATGGCTAAAGACACTAGCATAATGACTCCAGAATCAAAAGCATggtggaagaaaagaaagaaagctatTCGTGACAAAACCTCAGATGATTGGGAGGGTTTGTAA
- the LOC121050311 gene encoding blue copper protein 1b-like yields MASSQLFFIFSILAIFVPLIVAKDYVVGDKAGWTIEVDYEAWAKGKKFSVGDRLLFLYPKGSHSVVEVEEKDFNRCKAPADGKELTSGEDVIKLDAPGKKYFICNVGRHCQMGNQKVAINVESSSSSSSSTPSPSPSESSPSASSPEPSSPSNSSPPASPSPAAPSPSTSGATIGERYGWMLIMVGIIGSLVGSG; encoded by the exons ATGGCCTCTTCCCAgctcttttttatcttttccaTTCTAGCAATTTTCGTCCCTTTGATTGTGGCCAAAGATTATGTGGTTGGTGACAAAGCAGGTTGGACAATTGAAGTTGATTATGAAGCTTGGgcaaagggaaaaaaattttCTGTTGGTGACAGACTCC tttttttatatccaaaaggATCCCACAGTGTGGTTGAAGTGGAGGAGAAAGACTTTAATAGATGTAAAGCTCCTGCTGACGGTAAGGAATTAACGAGTGGAGAGGATGTGATCAAGCTTGATGCCCCAGGAAAGAAATATTTCATTTGCAACGTTGGTAGACATTGTCAAATGGGGAACCAGAAGGTTGCTATAAATGTGgaatcatcttcatcttcatcttcctctaCTCCTAGCCCAAGCCCAAGTGAATCCAGCCCAAGTGCCTCAAGCCCAGAGCCCTCAAGCCCAAGTAATTCAAGCCCACCTGCTTCCCCCAGCCCAGCAGCCCCAAGCCCTAGTACCTCTGGAGCAACGATCGGAGAAAGATACGGGTGGATGTTAATTATGGTCGGTATTATAGGGTCTCTCGTTGGGAGTGGTTGA